The nucleotide sequence ttatataaatatatatggtcTTAAGCTAGGATTTATTTGAAGTCGTTTGACTACGTTACATGGTGTGGGTCGGGAGCGGTCGCTTCATGATTCGTGCAGGATTAGTGAAATCGGACGACCGCCATGCACGGACCACGATAAGTTCAACACACTTGGAGGAACAACGCAACAATTTACCCTCTTCACCTCGCGCTCTCGTCGCTATAAAACCACGGCCCTTTTCCTCCGCAGGTACTGTCTCTCTGAGGCTTTAGTGGAGATGTGGTCACCGTCCACCACCAGCAAGGACCTAGACGCCGGATCTCCGCGGTACGGTCGGCCGCTGCCACGGAAGAGCAGACCCATTCGCATTGACGAGCGGGCATCGCCGTCCCGCCCCTCCTCCTCCGCAGTCCCCTTCTCGTGGGAGCACCGGCCGGGCATCCCCAAGACCTCCGGCCCCCTCACCTCCCGCCCGACAGGgcccctcctccccctccctccctctctcagaTCCGCCCCCGCCGGCAACTCGCGCAAGAAGCGACCCGTCGCCACCTCCGCCGTTGACCCCTTCGCGACGGCGCTCGCCGAGTGCGCCAAGGACCCGGCAGGCCCCGCCATCGAGGAGCTCCTCGCGAGGGGCGGTGGTTCGGTCGTCGAGCGGCGCCGGAGAGGGCCAGCGGCGGCGTGGTCCGTCTCCGACCGCCTCGGGCTCTTCGGCCTCTACGCCTCGTGCAAGGCGACATGCGCGGTCGCCGACTCGGCCGTCCGCGTTCCCCGGTCCGGGCCGTCGAACCACTGCCCGGTCCAAAGATAAGGTTTCGGCGTGCGTGACATGTTCTACCATATAACCAAAAGAATAATTGCACGCCATGTGTTTGTTCATTTGATCACTGTCCCTACCATCATCCCACAGCTTTCAAAGAATCTGATGGTCATG is from Musa acuminata AAA Group cultivar baxijiao chromosome BXJ3-8, Cavendish_Baxijiao_AAA, whole genome shotgun sequence and encodes:
- the LOC135645401 gene encoding uncharacterized protein LOC135645401; its protein translation is MWSPSTTSKDLDAGSPRYGRPLPRKSRPIRIDERASPSRPSSSAVPFSWEHRPGIPKTSGPLTSRPTGPLLPLPPSLRSAPAGNSRKKRPVATSAVDPFATALAECAKDPAGPAIEELLARGGGSVVERRRRGPAAAWSVSDRLGLFGLYASCKATCAVADSAVRVPRSGPSNHCPVQR